TGTCGCACAACGGCATTGGCGACGGTCGCGACCACCGAACTGGACCGCGGTGCCGACCCGATGGTGAACTGCAGCGACCATTCCTTGCGCGGTTCGACGACCTCCTCGAGGCGCGCGATCCGGCTCTCCATCTGGCGGACCTTCTGCGCCTGCTTCTCGCTGGATTCCGTGGCGGCGCGCCGGCGGATCTTGTCGTTGTCGGGTGACTTGCGCATCGCGTTGCGAACGCCCTGGCTCGACCATTCCCGTTGGGTTCGGGCGCGGGCCACCAGATCAGCCTTCTTGTCGGCGAACTCGTCGTACTGCTCACGCCGGTGCCTGCGCGCGATCTCACGCTCCTCGAGATAGCTCTCGTACCCGCCGCCGAAGACCCTGGTGGTGTTCTGCGCCAGGTCGAGTTCGAGCACCGCGGTGACGCTGCGGTCCAAGAACTCGCGATCGTGGCTCACGAGCACCACGCCGCCGCGGAGGTCTCGAACGAACTGCTCCAGGCGTTCGAGGCCGTCGAGGTCGAGGTCGTTGGTCGGCTCGTCAAGCAGCACGATGTCGAACCGCGACAGCATGAGCGCGGCCAACCCGACCCGGGCGGCCTGCCCGCCGGACAATGCGGTCATGGGCGTCGTCTCGGGCCGCACAGCCTCAGAGTCGAGTCCCAGGTCTGCCAGCACCGCCGGCAGCCTCTCGTCGAGATCGGCCGCGCCGGTGACCAGCCAGTGGTCGAGCGCGGCGGCGTACACCGTCGACGGATCCGTGCCCTCGATGCCCTGGTCCGGATCGGCCAGGGCCGCGGCCGCGGTCTCCATCGCCAGGGTCGCCTCGGCACATCCGGTACGCCGTGCGATGTATGCCGCCACGGTCTCCCCCGGCACACGCTCATGCTCCTGCGGAAGCCACCCGACGAACGCATCGATCGGTGCGACGCTGACGGTGCCGTCGAGCGGTTCGAGGTTTCCGGCGAGGATCCGCAGCAGGGTGCTCTTACCTGCGCCGTTGGCGCCCACCACCCCAATGACATCCCCCGGCGCGACGGTCAGGTCGACGCCCTCGAAGAGGGTGCGGTGGGCGAATCCGCCGGCCACATTCTTGGCGACGAGCGTTGCGGTCATGGCCGCAATGGTCGCAGATCAGCTGGGGACGGCCGCCTTCAGCGACGCCAGCGCCGCAGTGCTCAGCCTGGACAGCTCCTCGGCCTCGGCGGGTTCGAGCGCACCCGCGAAAATCTCGGACATGCGCCGGTTGGTCGCCTGCTCGACCTCGTCGTAGCGGTCCTTCTTGTCGGCTCCGTCGGCGTACGGCTCCGCCCAGCCGAACATCGAGGCGTACTGCGGCCCCTTGTTGAGCATGTGCGCCTCGATCGGGGTGATGCCGGAGATCGTCAGTGCATTGAAGTGCACCGCGGCCCGCAGTTCGCGCAGCACGAACATCACCTGAAGCGCTCGCGCGGGCGCATCGTCGGCCAACGGCATCGCACGCCAGCCGGCATACAGCGGCAGGCCCGCGATGGGCGTAGCGGCGATGAGCTTCTCACCCAACGCCGCGATCCGCTCCAGGCCTTCAGCACCGGACAGGTACTTGCGCCCGAAGTCTGCTGCCTGCGTCCAGTACTGCTCGGCCGCACCCGCAGCGCCGCGCACCGCGACGCCCTCGTCCCACAGCGCCGCCACTCCGACCGGTTCGAAGACCGCGAACACCGCACCGACAGTGTCACCGCTGGCCTCACCCAGCACTCCGCCACGACCCGCCACGTAACCCGCCAGCGGGTTGGCGTAGCCGGCGGCGACGCTGGCGCCGAAGTTCTCCGGGTGCAGCATGAAGACCGCAACGGCCTCCTCCATCGCCGCTCCGGTCTCGGTGGCAGCGTCCAGCATGACGGTGTCGCTCATCGCGATGACTCCTCAGTGAGTAGCAGTGCCTGGGTCGCAGCCGAACCCTACCCACCGCCGGATCCCTCGACGTCAGGAACGCCCACGATCGGGTGCGTCCATGTCGCCGGTCGCGGGAACACCGTCGGCCAGCCCGTACCGCAGTAAGACGACGCCGTGGGGGCTGCCCGAGGGAGGCTCGAGAAGCGTGAGATTGGTGGGTACGGCGCCGCCGCCGAACACCTTCTTTCCGGTGCCCAACACGATCGGATGCACCCAGAGATCGAGGCGGTCGAAGAGTTTCTCGCGAAGCAGGGTCTGCACGAAGTCCAGGCTGCCGACGACCTTCACGTTCTCGTGTCGCTCGCGGACATCGCGCACCGCTGCGGCCAGGTCCGGGCCCAACTGCGAGGATCCGGCCCAGGAGAGGTCGGGGTTGCCGCGGGAGGCCACGTACTTGGGGACGCGGTTGAACAGCGTCGCGATGTCGTCGTCCGCGCCGCCCTCCTGATGCGGCCAGTAGCCAGCGAAGATGTCGTATGTTCGCCGGCCCAGCAGGAGCGCGTCTGTGCCCGCGTAGGCGGCGCCCACCTGGGCCCCCGACACCTCGTCGATCAGGGGCGCCTGCCATCCGCCGAACGTGAACCCCTCGGGGTCCTCGTCGGGACCGCCGGGCGCCTGCCCGACGAGGTCAAGCGTGGCGAACAGTTCGATGTGGATGAGACCCATGCGTGACTCCCGATGACTTGGTTGTATCGGGTAGACCCGCGTGCGGCGGCAGACTCATCGGGACGTCGCCGACCCGGATCGGCTTTTTTGCCCACGGTGCGCGCGCGTTAGGGTGCTGGGGACGCCCTCAGCGAATACGCCGATAGAAGAGTTGAGCAGATTCATGACCGCAGCAGCAGACACGTCGACCCTTGAATCCCGCGTCGGCCACTACTACCAGATGGACGGCACCTACCTCGTGGGCCGCGAGAAGATCCGCGAGTTCGCGCGGGCCGTGCAGTCCTACCACCCCGCACACTGGGATGTCGACGCCGCCAAGGCGCTGGGGTACTCCGGCCTGGTTGCGCCGTTGACGTTCACCTCGGGCCCCGCGATGGCCTGCAACCAGCGCATGTTCGAGTCGGTCGTCGTCGGCTACGACATGTACTTGCAGACCGAGGAGGTCTTCGAGCAGCACCGCCCGATCGTTGAGGGTGACGAACTCAAGATCGACATCGAACTGACGTCGGTGCGCCGAATCGCCGGGCGCGACCTGATCACCGTCACGAACACCTTCACCGACACCGCGGGTGAGATCGTGCACACGCTGCACACCACCGTCGTCGGCGTCGGAGGTCACGAAGTGGATCCCGAGATCCGACCCGCCGTGCAGGGCGTGATGATGCACGGCATCAACATGCTCGGCGCCCAGGACACCGACGCGCCCTACGTCAAGACCCTCCGCCCCGAGGGTGAGCGTCGCATCGCCCAGGGCGGCACGACGCGCACGCCCGCGTCGCCGGCGTTCGACGACGTCAAGGCCGGTGACGGACTGCCGGCGCAGCAGGCCCGACTGTCCCGCGGCGACCTGGTGAACTACGCCGGTGTGTCCGGCGACGCCAACCCGCTGCACTGGGACGAGAACATCGCCAAGCTGGCCGGCCAGGAGGACGTGCTGGCCCACGGCATGCTCACGATGGGGTTGGGCAACAGCTTCGTCACCTCGTGGACGGGTGATCCCGGCGCGGTGACCCGCTACGCGGTGCGCCTGTCGCAGCCCGCGATCGTGCCGGCCACCGGCGCCGAGATCGAGTACAGCGGCAAGATCAAGTCGCTGGACCCCGAGACCCGTTCCGGTGTCCTCCTCGTCGGCGCCAAGTCGAGTGGCCGGAAGATCTTCGGCCTCGCGACGCTCAACGTCCGCTTCCGCTGACAGCGTCGGCGCCGGGCTTCATGATGAGCGGGTGAATCGCTCAGGCCAGGGGGTCGCATGAAAATTCTGGTGCCAGACACCACCTTGATCGAGCTTGAACCGATCGAAGATGTCGTCGTCGTCCAGTACGCGGTGGCAGAGCCGATACCGGAGGAGCACACCGACGCGCAGATGCTGGTCGTGTGGGGCAATCCGCCCGCCCAGCTCGCGCGCGAGGCCACGCGGCTGCACCGGCTCGAGTTCGTGCAGTCACTGTTCGCCGGGCCGGATTCCGCGCTGGCGGCGGGTTTCGCCGAGAACGTGGTCATCGCCGGCGGTCAGGGCCTGCACGATGCGACCGTCAGCGAACACGCGCTGGCGTTGATCTTGGCTGCGGCGCGCCAACTTTCGCGCACCGTCCGGGCGCAGATCGGACACCGCTGGGCGGGCGAACTCGTGGCTCTGCAGGCGTTCGAGAATCAGCGCGCATTCACGACCCTGCAGGACGCCCATGTGGTCATCTGGGGATTCGGCGGCATCGCCCGCAGCCTCGCCCCGCTGGTGCGGATGCTCGGCGCCCGGGTGACGGGCATCGCCCGTTCGGCACGCACCGAGGACGGCGTCGACGTGGTGTCCAGCGATCGGCTGGGTGAGGTGCTGCCGACTGCCGACGTGCTGGTGATGATCCTGCCGTCGACGCCGGAAACCGCTCACGCTCTTGGGGAATCGGAGTTGCATCTGCTGTCGAGTCACGCGTGGCTGGTCAACGTCGGGCGGGGCAGCACTCTCGACGAGGCCGCGCTCGTGCGTGCCCTGCGTGACGGTGAGTTGGGCGGGGCGGCCCTCGACGTCGCCGAAGTCGAGCCTCTGCCGGTCGATTCGGACCTCTGGGATCTGCCCAACGTGATCATCACGCCGCACATCGCCGGCGGTCGGCCCCGCGGTGCCAGCGCGCTGATCGCCGAGAACGCGATTGCGCACATGACAGGCGGTGCCATCCGCAATCTAGTCGCACGTTAGTCGGGCGTCGAGATCCTGCGTCAGTTCTGCGCCGAGACCGACGAAATAGGGGTCTCCTCTCGCACCTTCCCGCCCGTGTGTTGGTGTGAGCGGGTCCGGGAGGAGGCCGCCCAGGGCGCGAGTGCGCACGCGGCGAGGACCACGGCCCCGCCCGCCCACTGAAGCGGCGTCAGGCTTTCGTGCAGAACCAGGGCCGCCAGCACGACACCGACGACGGGTTCGAGTATCCCCAGCAGACCCATCGCCACGGAGCCCATGCCGCGAACCGCGTAGAGCGCGCCGCACACCCCGACGGGCAGCAGCACCAGGCCCTGCAGCAGGGTCACCTGCCACGCCGCCGCGGACAGCGAGAAGCTCCCGCCCTGAAACAGCGCGACGGCGCCGATCGACAGCGTCGAACCCGTCGTCACCAGACCGGTCGCGACGACGGTGTCGATCCGATGCACCCACCGTTCACTGCCCACCAGGTACAGCGCGTAGCTCATGGCGCACACCAGCGCCAGGCCGACGGCGGCCAGCGAAGCGGTGGCACCGCCGGTCAGCGCGACCATGATCAGTCCGCTCAGGGCCGCCAATGCCAGGAGGCACGAGCGCCACGACACGGGTACGCGGTCGCGCAGCGCCACCAGGATGATCACCAGGATCGGATACACGTGCGTGACCACGATGGCCGTCTGGGCACCGCCATGCTGCATCGAGCCGAAGAACGCGAACACCTGAAGCCCGTGCAGCGGACCGCAGACCACGACCAACCAGACCACTGCGGCCAGCGGGATCCGGCGCAGTCGCCCTGTGAGTGCGCAGAGCAGTCCGATTCCGACCATGGCGCAGAGACCGCGAAGCGTCACCAGAACACTGGGGCTCACGCCGTCGGCCAGGCCGAACATCGCCACCACCGGGACGGTTCCGAAGGCCAGCACCGATGCCATGCCGGCCGTCCAGGCGCGGCCCCGCCTCTGCGTGCTGGTCTGGGTCGGCTCATTCATCGTCGGAGATTCCAATGTCGGAGCCACGCCGGGTGAAGTCCTTCATCCGCCGGACGGCGACGGATGGTTCCGCACCGAGACGTGGGAACGTCTCCACCAGACCTCCTCGGTCGACTGCCGTTCCCAGGCCGGCGTAATGATCTTGATCCGCCGGCCTGGGCGTCGGACAGACTAGTCGGCGAGCAGTTCCTTGAGCTCAGGGGACACCTTGCGCGACTGCTCGCGCGCGAACTGCTGGACGGAGACGTTGGCGCAAGCGATGGCCGAGCAGTTGGCGGACGAAGTCACCTTGGTCGACGCCGCGGCGGCCGGAGACGTTGTGGCACACGCTGCGCGATCCGCCCTGCAGCGCGGTGCGGCCACAGTGGTGCCCCACGTCGAGTCGCTGTCGCCCGGCGACCGGGTTACGGAGCGATGTGGAGCAGACGCTCGGCGTTGAGGTGACTGATCTTGGCGCGATCAGCCTCGGTGATCGGCGCTTCGGCCAGGAAGGCGGTCGCGGTGGCGATGTCCTCGTACGGGTAGTCGGTGGCGAAAAGCACGTGCTCAGGCCCCAGCGCCGACAGCGCGCACAGCAGCGGCGGGTTGTCGCACACCCCGCTGGTGGTCACGAAGAGATTGCGGCGCAGATACTGCGAGGGGTGCCCGAGTGCCAGCTCGACGCCGTGGTGGCGGTGCCAGTCCCACCGTGAGTCCAGCCGCCACAGCGAGTAGGGCAGGCTCTCGCCCATGTGCCCGAGCAGCAGTGTGGCGCCGGGAAAGTCATCGAAGACCCCGCCGAAGATCAGCCGCAGCGCATGCGTTGCGGTGTCGGTGCCCCAGCTCCACATCGGCCCGATCAACTCGGGGTGACCGCTGATGACGTGGGGAGTATCGAAACCGTTCGCCGGGTGCAGGTACAGCGGGACGTCCAGGGCTTCGGCGCACTCCCACACCGCCCGCAACGGCGGCGCGTCCAGATAGACGCCCAAGGTGTGGGCGTTGACCAGGGCCCCACACATCCCGAGCTGCTCGACGGAACGCTCAAGTTCCTTGGCGGCAGCATCCGGGTTCTGCAGCGGCAACGCGGCGAAACCTCGATATCGGGTCGGGTTGGCGGCGATCAGCCCAGCCAAGAAGTCGTTGGCCTCGGCCGCACGGGTCACCGCGACCTGTGGATCCGGCTCGGCCTGAATGCCCGGTGCGGTCAACGACAGGACCGCGACGTCGACCCCAGCGGTGTCCATGTCCGCCAGTCGTTGTTCGGCGAGGTCGGTCAGCCGTCTGGAGGCCTCCGCCCAGATTTGGGGCTGGGCCAGTTCGCGGGTGGCATCGCTGTAGTGGGCGAGCTCGCCGGTGAGAAAGTGCTCCTCCAATGCGATGGTGCGCATTATCGCCCCCGCTTCCGCCCCTGATCCTGCCCCTGATCCTGGTGCCGACACTACTCGCCCAGCACGCACCGCCAACGAGCTCCGGGAAGGCCGCCCGGCCCGGATTCACGGCCTGATCGAGGCCCATAACTACGGGCGTTGGTGTGCTGAGTCGTAGCCGCCGTGCAACGGTTGGTTCTCCACGCCGGGATAGAACTGATCGGTGGGGCCGACGATCAGCACGATCAACCCGAACAGGGTTCCGAGCATGATGACTGCGCCCACGTACCCATCTCCTCGCTTATTTGGATAGCGGCCACTCTCTTAAGTAATAAGATAGTGATGACTATCTTGAGCGGAGTCAACAGATCAGCGGAACTCAAGACGCGGGACGTGGGTGTCCGTTCAAGATGTGGGAAACGACCGCTGACAGGACGGATCCGCCGTATGCGCAGAGTTGTGCAGTACTCCACCGGGAATGTCGGCCAGCATTCACTGCGCGCCATCATCGGCCGTCCCGATCTCGAGTTGGTCGGGGTGCACGCCGCCGATCCGGCCAAGGTCGGCCGCGATGCGGCGGAGTTGTGCGGGCTCACCGAGCCGACGGGAATCGTCGCCACCGACGACGTCGACGCGCTGATCGCCCTTGCACCGGACTGCGTGGTGTACACCGCCCTCGGCGAGACCCGACCGATGGAGGCGCTCAGCGAGATGTCGGCTCTGCTCGCCGCCGGAATCAACGTCGTGGGAACGTCGATGGTCTGGTTGGTGACGCCACGCCAGGCCGATGACTGGCTGCGGGTTCCGCTGGAGCAGGCCTGCGCCGCGGGCAACTCCTCGCTGTATGTCAACGGCATCGATCCCGGGTTCTCCGGCGACACCGCCGTACACGCCGCGCTGAGCCTGGTGACGCGGGCGGCGTCGATCACGGTGCAGGAGATCTTCGACTACGGAAACTACGACGACTACGAATACACCGGAACGGCAATGGGTTTTGGGAACACAGCCGATGCCGAACGGCCACTGACCTTCCGGCCCGGCGTGATCGCGACGATCTTCGGCGGCCTCGTCCGCAATCTCGCCGCCCATCTTGACGTGGAGTTGGACGACATCCGTGAGCGCTACGAACCGTGGTACTCCGATCAGCACATCGAATGCCGCATGACGACCATCGAACCCGGGCAGTTGGCCGCGGTGAAGTTCTCCGTCGAGGGTGTACGCGGCGGTGACACCGTCATCACCGTCGAACACGTCAACCGGCTGACCTCGAAGGCAGCGCCGGACTGGGAGTTCCCACCCGACGGCCAGTCCGGCGTCCACAAAGTGGTCGTGGAGGGCGAGCCCCGGATCGAGATGAGCACGAGCCTGTCGCACCCCGCACTCGACGTGACCGAGGCCGGTTGCCTGTCGACGGCCGCGCGTGCCGTCAATGCCATCGACTGGGTCTGCCGGTCCCCCGCGGGACTGGTCGCGCTGGAGGACATCCCGCCGACCGAGCTCATCCGCGGTGTCATGTGGTGAAGGGCGTTTCCTAGACTTCGGCTATGCCGTTCACGCTTCCGCACGGGGCCAGCCCAGCCGCGGAGGAGGTCATCAAACGGTCGCGCTTCACCGCCCGGGTCCGGCACGTCGAGTCCGAGCAGAGCTTCAGCGAGTTCCTCAGCGACGTGCGCGAGTCTGACCGTGCCGCCGGGCATCACTGCTGGGCCTTCATCATCGGCGACGACGCACGGATCGAACGGTCCAACGACGACGGGGAGCCCGGCGGCACCGCGGGAGCACCGATCCTGGCCGCGCTGAGATCACGGGACCTGACGAACGTGGCGGCCGTGGTCTCACGCCAGTACGGCGGGGTCAACCTCGGCACCGGCGGACTCGCACGGGCCTACTCCGGAGTGGTGTTGTCCGCGCTCGAAGGTCAAGCACTGTGCCCACGGGTTCGCGCCGAACTGTTCCTGCTGTCCATCGATCATGCCAAGGCCGGCAGGGTGGAGGCCGAACTGCGCGGACGCGGGTTCGACGTGGTCGACGTCGAGTACAGCGCGCAGGCGGTCTTCACGGTGGCGAGCACGGACGCCAGCGCCCTGTCCGCCGCGGTTGCCGGAATGACCTCGGGAAGCGCGGAGCTCGTCCCCGCCGGACACGTGTGGCGATGACGGCGGAAGTGTCCACCTAGGGTCGCTTTCCGCCGATGATGGTCAGCGCGGAATCGCAGCCCGCATCGTGCCCGAGTTCTCCATCGGTCACCTCAGGGCGCGCTTTTGAAGTTTCTGCAGTCGAGATACTCTGTGGCCAAGACTATTTCATGGATTTTCGCCGACAGATCCGCTCGGCTGACACCGAAACGCGGCAGCAGTTCCTCGTCCGGCGGACCGCCATACACAGCCCACACGCTCACGAATTCGAGGAGTGCGCGATCGAAGCCATCGAGTGAGTCGCCGCGGGGATGAATCCGACAGCGGTGTTGGAGAACCGCAGCAGCCATCCTCTGATCCCATTCCTTCATTGCGCGCAGCTGCACCCACGCGTGCGCCTGCAGTTGAACTCATCGCGCGAACAGCATCCGCCGGCCTGTATGTGGGTGCGGATGACACGTCCGCCGCGCGGACTGGTCACCACCTCGTAGTTGATCGTGTCCATCAGATCAGCCCAGTCCTGCGCGGTCTGCTCACCCGAAGCCCCCGGGCCGAACAGGATCACCTCGTCTCCCACGCAGACATCCGTGATTCCCGGCCCCAGGTCAACGACGAACTGGTCCATGCACACCCGCCCGACGCTGCGGCGCCGCACACCGTTGATCGCCACTTCAAGGCGGCCCCCGAGTCCGCGAAAGACCCCGTCCGCGTAGCCCACCGGCACCAACGCCACCGTCGTATCCCGGTCGGCGACCCAAGCGTGTCCGTAGGACACCCCCTCGCCCGCGCGGACCGGTTTCACCAACGCCACCGGGGCCTTCAATGTCATCGCAGGACTGAGTCCGAAATCACCCCGGCCCGCAATCGGGCTGAGTCCGTACACGGCAAGCCCGGGTCGAACCATGTCGAACGCCAGATCGTGCCGCGCGATGGTCGCCGCTGAATTGGACAGGTGGGCAACCTCGAACTCCAGACCCATCCGGCGTGCTCGCTCACAGAGCCGGGTGAAGGCCTCGTACTGACTGTCATTGGCCGGATGCTCGGGTTCGTCACCACACGCCAGATGGGACATCATCCCGCGGACCCGCACCGCATCAGCGGAAACCGCCCGGCGCAATGCATTCACCAGTTGGTCGAAGTAGGCTTCCGGAACACCGTTGCGGTTCAGGCCCGTATCCACCTTGACGGTGACCATGGCAGTGATCCCGGTTCTGTGGACCGCATCCAACACCTCGTCGAGTTGTGCGAGCGACGACACCGCAAGCTGTACATCGGCGACAAGCGCTGGTCCGAAGTCAGTTCCGGGCGCGTGCAACCACGCCAGGACCGGAACGTCGATACCGTTGCGGCGCAGCGACAGCGCCTCCGGCACGGTGGCCACCCCGAGCTCAGCGGCTCCCGCCTCCAGTGCGGCACGGGCCACCGGCGCCGCACCGTGACCGTAGCCGTCGGCCTTGACCACGGCCATCACCGCGGCCGATCCCGCATGTTCCTTGAGCAGTCGCACGTTATGCGCGATCGCCGAAAGGTCTACCACGGCTTCCGCGGTCGGCTTCACTGTCACCGACTCAGGGCGTATCCCGCTCATCTGTCCGCCGGATTTCGCTGCATCGCACGCCACTACGGCTGTGTCCCAAGGCCTGACACCGAGCGATCAGGCCAAAGCCACGATGGCGTCGATCTCGACGGTGGCACCCATCGGCAACCCCGCCACTTCGATTGTGGTGCGAGCGGGCACCTCGCCGTCGCTGAAGAACTCCGCGTACGCGACGTTGATGGCGGCGAACTCGCTCAGCCTTGTGGTGTAGATGGTGGTGCGCACCGCCCGACTGAGATCGGTGCCCGCCTCCGCGCACACCGCCGTCAGGTTGGTCAGACACTGCCTCACCTCGGCAGCCGGATCTCCCGCGTCGATCGATCCGGTCGCCGGATCAACCGGCAGTGACCCCGAGCAGTAGAGCATCCCAGCATGGGCGACGGCCTGGGCGTACGGTCCGATTGCGGCGGGGGCGGCCGCCGACGCGATCCGGGTCAATGTGGTCAAGGACGTCTCTTTCGTCATCGAAGTGGGCTGACGGCT
The DNA window shown above is from Mycolicibacterium confluentis and carries:
- a CDS encoding amidohydrolase family protein; the encoded protein is MRTIALEEHFLTGELAHYSDATRELAQPQIWAEASRRLTDLAEQRLADMDTAGVDVAVLSLTAPGIQAEPDPQVAVTRAAEANDFLAGLIAANPTRYRGFAALPLQNPDAAAKELERSVEQLGMCGALVNAHTLGVYLDAPPLRAVWECAEALDVPLYLHPANGFDTPHVISGHPELIGPMWSWGTDTATHALRLIFGGVFDDFPGATLLLGHMGESLPYSLWRLDSRWDWHRHHGVELALGHPSQYLRRNLFVTTSGVCDNPPLLCALSALGPEHVLFATDYPYEDIATATAFLAEAPITEADRAKISHLNAERLLHIAP
- the alr gene encoding alanine racemase; protein product: MSGIRPESVTVKPTAEAVVDLSAIAHNVRLLKEHAGSAAVMAVVKADGYGHGAAPVARAALEAGAAELGVATVPEALSLRRNGIDVPVLAWLHAPGTDFGPALVADVQLAVSSLAQLDEVLDAVHRTGITAMVTVKVDTGLNRNGVPEAYFDQLVNALRRAVSADAVRVRGMMSHLACGDEPEHPANDSQYEAFTRLCERARRMGLEFEVAHLSNSAATIARHDLAFDMVRPGLAVYGLSPIAGRGDFGLSPAMTLKAPVALVKPVRAGEGVSYGHAWVADRDTTVALVPVGYADGVFRGLGGRLEVAINGVRRRSVGRVCMDQFVVDLGPGITDVCVGDEVILFGPGASGEQTAQDWADLMDTINYEVVTSPRGGRVIRTHIQAGGCCSRDEFNCRRTRGCSCAQ
- a CDS encoding IMPACT family protein; translation: MPFTLPHGASPAAEEVIKRSRFTARVRHVESEQSFSEFLSDVRESDRAAGHHCWAFIIGDDARIERSNDDGEPGGTAGAPILAALRSRDLTNVAAVVSRQYGGVNLGTGGLARAYSGVVLSALEGQALCPRVRAELFLLSIDHAKAGRVEAELRGRGFDVVDVEYSAQAVFTVASTDASALSAAVAGMTSGSAELVPAGHVWR
- a CDS encoding SCO6745 family protein: MSDTVMLDAATETGAAMEEAVAVFMLHPENFGASVAAGYANPLAGYVAGRGGVLGEASGDTVGAVFAVFEPVGVAALWDEGVAVRGAAGAAEQYWTQAADFGRKYLSGAEGLERIAALGEKLIAATPIAGLPLYAGWRAMPLADDAPARALQVMFVLRELRAAVHFNALTISGITPIEAHMLNKGPQYASMFGWAEPYADGADKKDRYDEVEQATNRRMSEIFAGALEPAEAEELSRLSTAALASLKAAVPS
- a CDS encoding NAD(P)H-dependent amine dehydrogenase family protein, translated to MRRVVQYSTGNVGQHSLRAIIGRPDLELVGVHAADPAKVGRDAAELCGLTEPTGIVATDDVDALIALAPDCVVYTALGETRPMEALSEMSALLAAGINVVGTSMVWLVTPRQADDWLRVPLEQACAAGNSSLYVNGIDPGFSGDTAVHAALSLVTRAASITVQEIFDYGNYDDYEYTGTAMGFGNTADAERPLTFRPGVIATIFGGLVRNLAAHLDVELDDIRERYEPWYSDQHIECRMTTIEPGQLAAVKFSVEGVRGGDTVITVEHVNRLTSKAAPDWEFPPDGQSGVHKVVVEGEPRIEMSTSLSHPALDVTEAGCLSTAARAVNAIDWVCRSPAGLVALEDIPPTELIRGVMW
- a CDS encoding RidA family protein, which translates into the protein MTTLTRIASAAAPAAIGPYAQAVAHAGMLYCSGSLPVDPATGSIDAGDPAAEVRQCLTNLTAVCAEAGTDLSRAVRTTIYTTRLSEFAAINVAYAEFFSDGEVPARTTIEVAGLPMGATVEIDAIVALA
- a CDS encoding NAD(P)-dependent oxidoreductase, which produces MKILVPDTTLIELEPIEDVVVVQYAVAEPIPEEHTDAQMLVVWGNPPAQLAREATRLHRLEFVQSLFAGPDSALAAGFAENVVIAGGQGLHDATVSEHALALILAAARQLSRTVRAQIGHRWAGELVALQAFENQRAFTTLQDAHVVIWGFGGIARSLAPLVRMLGARVTGIARSARTEDGVDVVSSDRLGEVLPTADVLVMILPSTPETAHALGESELHLLSSHAWLVNVGRGSTLDEAALVRALRDGELGGAALDVAEVEPLPVDSDLWDLPNVIITPHIAGGRPRGASALIAENAIAHMTGGAIRNLVAR
- a CDS encoding DMT family transporter, with the protein product MNEPTQTSTQRRGRAWTAGMASVLAFGTVPVVAMFGLADGVSPSVLVTLRGLCAMVGIGLLCALTGRLRRIPLAAVVWLVVVCGPLHGLQVFAFFGSMQHGGAQTAIVVTHVYPILVIILVALRDRVPVSWRSCLLALAALSGLIMVALTGGATASLAAVGLALVCAMSYALYLVGSERWVHRIDTVVATGLVTTGSTLSIGAVALFQGGSFSLSAAAWQVTLLQGLVLLPVGVCGALYAVRGMGSVAMGLLGILEPVVGVVLAALVLHESLTPLQWAGGAVVLAACALAPWAASSRTRSHQHTGGKVREETPISSVSAQN
- a CDS encoding dihydrofolate reductase family protein encodes the protein MGLIHIELFATLDLVGQAPGGPDEDPEGFTFGGWQAPLIDEVSGAQVGAAYAGTDALLLGRRTYDIFAGYWPHQEGGADDDIATLFNRVPKYVASRGNPDLSWAGSSQLGPDLAAAVRDVRERHENVKVVGSLDFVQTLLREKLFDRLDLWVHPIVLGTGKKVFGGGAVPTNLTLLEPPSGSPHGVVLLRYGLADGVPATGDMDAPDRGRS
- a CDS encoding fused (3R)-hydroxyacyl-ACP dehydratase subunits HadA/HadB, whose protein sequence is MTAAADTSTLESRVGHYYQMDGTYLVGREKIREFARAVQSYHPAHWDVDAAKALGYSGLVAPLTFTSGPAMACNQRMFESVVVGYDMYLQTEEVFEQHRPIVEGDELKIDIELTSVRRIAGRDLITVTNTFTDTAGEIVHTLHTTVVGVGGHEVDPEIRPAVQGVMMHGINMLGAQDTDAPYVKTLRPEGERRIAQGGTTRTPASPAFDDVKAGDGLPAQQARLSRGDLVNYAGVSGDANPLHWDENIAKLAGQEDVLAHGMLTMGLGNSFVTSWTGDPGAVTRYAVRLSQPAIVPATGAEIEYSGKIKSLDPETRSGVLLVGAKSSGRKIFGLATLNVRFR
- the abc-f gene encoding ribosomal protection-like ABC-F family protein, with protein sequence MTATLVAKNVAGGFAHRTLFEGVDLTVAPGDVIGVVGANGAGKSTLLRILAGNLEPLDGTVSVAPIDAFVGWLPQEHERVPGETVAAYIARRTGCAEATLAMETAAAALADPDQGIEGTDPSTVYAAALDHWLVTGAADLDERLPAVLADLGLDSEAVRPETTPMTALSGGQAARVGLAALMLSRFDIVLLDEPTNDLDLDGLERLEQFVRDLRGGVVLVSHDREFLDRSVTAVLELDLAQNTTRVFGGGYESYLEEREIARRHRREQYDEFADKKADLVARARTQREWSSQGVRNAMRKSPDNDKIRRRAATESSEKQAQKVRQMESRIARLEEVVEPRKEWSLQFTIGSAPRSSSVVATVANAVVRQGDFVLGPVSLQVDAGERIGITGPNGAGKSTLLRLLLGRLQPNEGRASLGANVAIGEIDQARAEFSGPGRLVDRFEQHVPTWPTAEVRTLLAKFGLGADHVERSVDELSPGERTRAGLALLQACGTNVLVLDEPTNHLDLPAIEQLEQALDTYDGALLLVTHDRRMLQNVRLDRSWLVDGGQVSEL